A genome region from Geobacter pickeringii includes the following:
- a CDS encoding glycosyltransferase family 2 protein gives MSDTLSQIGHHCCAAVVILYHPQRDYLDNIRTWIEQVDAVYVVDNSESPDLTIAEHLSVLPGVTYLAQGENRGVAYGLNLGARKAIEAGYDYLLTMDQDSRASGALVKTMFECLDASAATVGIISPFHLTRAVRQRPSGATCSDVMTPMTSGCLLNLSAWRCIGPFREDFFIDFVDDEFCLRLRRNGYQVLQANAALLEHEVGNVTRFGPFIATNHSPLRRYYKTRNRFAVFAEYRRDFPGHCLFDLVRLAKEAASIVLFEREKGAKLRMMWRGWRDFRRGKFGKFEGGSR, from the coding sequence ATGTCTGACACGTTATCGCAGATAGGGCATCATTGTTGTGCGGCGGTGGTAATTTTATATCATCCGCAACGGGACTATCTTGACAACATCCGGACGTGGATCGAGCAGGTCGATGCGGTCTACGTGGTTGATAATTCAGAATCACCCGATCTGACAATCGCGGAGCACCTGTCGGTTCTCCCCGGAGTGACCTACCTTGCACAAGGAGAGAACCGGGGTGTTGCCTATGGCCTCAATCTCGGCGCACGCAAGGCAATTGAGGCGGGATACGATTATCTGCTTACGATGGATCAGGACAGCAGGGCTTCAGGGGCATTGGTAAAGACGATGTTTGAGTGTCTCGATGCCTCTGCTGCCACCGTAGGGATAATCTCTCCGTTCCATCTGACCAGGGCCGTTCGGCAACGGCCGTCCGGAGCAACGTGCAGTGATGTGATGACTCCCATGACATCCGGATGCCTGCTTAACTTGTCCGCCTGGCGGTGCATCGGTCCTTTCCGGGAGGACTTTTTCATCGATTTCGTCGATGATGAGTTCTGCCTCAGGCTCCGAAGGAACGGTTATCAGGTTTTGCAGGCAAACGCGGCGCTTTTGGAGCATGAGGTTGGAAATGTCACGAGATTCGGGCCGTTCATAGCCACCAATCACTCCCCCTTGCGCCGCTACTACAAGACCCGCAATCGGTTTGCGGTTTTTGCGGAGTACCGGCGGGATTTCCCCGGCCACTGCCTCTTTGATCTGGTCCGTCTGGCAAAGGAGGCCGCGAGCATTGTCCTCTTCGAGCGAGAGAAGGGCGCAAAGCTCCGCATGATGTGGCGGGGGTGGCGCGACTTCCGCCGGGGGAAATTCGGGAAGTTTGAAGGTGGGTCGCGATGA
- a CDS encoding glycosyltransferase family 4 protein, with translation MKICFILPGSSPTPTGGPKNIYEHASRLAARGHQVTILHAAYATRHGGVRGIGRAVASYLLNRTGLKRWRPDSWFRIDPRVDMRWAPNLAGCWVPDGDAVVATSWQTAEWVREYPSSKGRKFYFAMDFERYMEASSELKERISATHKAGLRTMVISPAGRAMVEASGGPTPALVPCALEFSVYCLRNAIDADSRTMIGFPVRPERHKATEDAVKALEIVRTRLDFSREVWAFGGSRPDFLPEWVTYYERPTDDELAELYNRTAIFVVPSRFEGWGLPGSEAMACGAALVSTDNGGVRAYAEHGRTALLTPIGNPGALAAAVNSLLDDDSLRLRLAGAGYEHIRQFTWERASDDLERCLRDWEPSVTGPTP, from the coding sequence ATGAAAATCTGTTTCATCCTTCCAGGCAGTTCGCCGACTCCAACGGGCGGGCCGAAGAACATCTACGAACACGCCAGCCGGCTCGCTGCCAGAGGGCATCAGGTGACCATCCTCCATGCCGCCTACGCCACCCGGCACGGCGGGGTGCGCGGCATCGGCAGGGCCGTGGCCAGCTATCTCCTCAACCGGACCGGATTGAAGCGGTGGCGGCCGGACAGCTGGTTCCGCATCGATCCGCGCGTTGACATGCGTTGGGCTCCAAATCTGGCAGGATGCTGGGTTCCGGATGGCGATGCTGTCGTTGCCACATCCTGGCAGACGGCGGAGTGGGTCCGGGAGTATCCTTCGTCCAAGGGGCGGAAGTTCTATTTCGCCATGGATTTCGAGCGGTACATGGAGGCATCTTCCGAGCTGAAAGAGAGAATCTCCGCTACCCATAAGGCAGGTCTGCGGACCATGGTGATCTCACCGGCAGGACGGGCCATGGTCGAGGCCAGCGGTGGACCAACTCCGGCTCTGGTCCCGTGCGCACTGGAATTCTCGGTGTATTGCCTTCGGAATGCTATCGATGCCGACTCACGGACGATGATCGGGTTTCCCGTGAGGCCCGAGCGGCATAAGGCTACCGAGGATGCAGTCAAGGCTCTGGAAATTGTCAGAACCCGCCTGGATTTTTCCCGGGAAGTATGGGCGTTTGGTGGTTCCCGTCCCGATTTTCTCCCCGAATGGGTGACCTACTACGAGCGACCGACCGACGATGAACTGGCTGAGTTGTATAACCGGACCGCAATTTTTGTGGTTCCATCCCGTTTCGAGGGGTGGGGGCTGCCCGGTTCCGAGGCCATGGCGTGCGGGGCGGCGCTTGTCTCCACTGACAATGGCGGCGTGAGAGCCTATGCGGAACATGGACGGACGGCGCTTCTCACTCCCATCGGCAATCCCGGGGCACTTGCGGCTGCGGTCAATTCCCTTCTCGACGACGACAGCTTACGACTCCGGCTGGCCGGTGCGGGCTACGAACATATCCGGCAATTTACGTGGGAGCGGGCATCGGACGACCTGGAGCGCTGTCTCAGAGATTGGGAACCGTCCGTCACCGGACCCACTCCATGA
- a CDS encoding GDP-mannose 4,6-dehydratase, giving the protein MTKKALITGIAGQDGSYLAELLLDKGYEVHGIVRRVAIEDTEHKLKNIVHLLDRIQLHVASLDNVFSVIKTVKDVVPEECYHLASSSFVSYSFEDEISILNNNVNSTHYLLAALKEFAPECRFYFAGTSEMFGQVSVFPQDEATPFTPRSIYGISKLAGYHLVRNYRQQYGAFACTGILYNHESPRRGYEFVTRKIVSSAVKISLGLQKTVLLGNLDACRDWGYAPDYVEAMWRMLQAPEPDDYVVATGVTHTVREFVSRAFAAVGLDYRCYVQVDPRFFRPTEAVPLCGAPKKIHDRLGWAPTKTLDEIIAGMVSHERTLHGRQEGSAGKIQGAG; this is encoded by the coding sequence ATGACAAAAAAAGCGCTCATCACCGGCATTGCCGGCCAGGACGGCTCGTACCTGGCGGAACTTCTCCTGGACAAGGGGTACGAGGTGCACGGCATCGTGCGGCGGGTCGCCATCGAGGACACTGAGCACAAACTGAAGAACATTGTCCACCTGCTTGACCGGATTCAACTCCACGTTGCCTCGCTGGACAATGTTTTTTCCGTGATCAAGACGGTCAAGGACGTGGTCCCGGAGGAGTGCTACCACTTGGCTTCTTCCAGCTTCGTGAGTTACTCCTTCGAGGACGAGATATCCATACTCAACAATAATGTCAACAGCACCCATTATCTGCTGGCGGCGCTCAAGGAGTTTGCCCCGGAATGCCGCTTCTATTTCGCCGGCACCAGCGAGATGTTCGGCCAGGTCAGCGTGTTCCCCCAGGATGAGGCGACGCCGTTCACCCCGCGCTCTATTTATGGCATTTCCAAGCTGGCAGGGTATCACCTGGTCCGCAACTACCGTCAGCAGTACGGTGCCTTTGCCTGCACGGGAATACTCTACAACCACGAATCGCCGCGTCGGGGATATGAATTCGTTACGAGGAAGATCGTTTCCTCGGCGGTGAAGATCAGCCTCGGGTTGCAGAAAACCGTGCTCCTCGGCAACCTGGATGCCTGCCGCGACTGGGGATATGCCCCCGACTACGTGGAGGCCATGTGGCGGATGCTCCAGGCCCCGGAACCCGATGATTACGTGGTGGCCACCGGCGTAACCCACACGGTCCGGGAATTCGTTTCCCGTGCCTTTGCGGCGGTGGGTCTCGACTACCGGTGTTATGTGCAGGTTGATCCCCGTTTTTTTCGGCCCACCGAGGCAGTGCCGCTCTGCGGCGCCCCGAAGAAGATTCACGACCGGCTCGGCTGGGCTCCTACCAAGACGCTGGATGAGATAATTGCCGGCATGGTGAGCCACGAGCGGACGCTCCACGGGCGGCAGGAAGGGTCTGCCGGAAAGATTCAGGGGGCGGGATGA
- a CDS encoding glycosyltransferase family 4 protein — translation MFNVLFDISLLGSAHYYRRARTGIARTVENLLETLDRREECSLAFCAYNSIEQFIQTSVYLSQCPKFKDKQLCHSGSPTLNQLMRIAETIYPASVSVASEKFRRRVVSFFLKRLTPLYNSLDADVLKGTNIFHASFYPLPEYVRTPSLQRFITIYDMIPVLFPEYFEPHIVKTFSNTIKSIRPDDWVIAISQSTKNDFCSWTGFDPARVFVTPLAASGEFFRCSDPGRNSAVRHKYGIPEGHYALSLCTLEPRKNIDQTIRCFVRTVREQRIPDLSLVLVGTKGWYFDRIFDEIANSAEIRDRIVVTGYVPDEDLASLYSEAMMFVYPSLYEGFGLPPLEAMQCGVPVITSNSSSLPEVVGSAGIMVSPTDSDALCQAFLDIYRNAELRDDLSRRSLEQAKKFSWEQCAIDTVTAYKAALG, via the coding sequence ATGTTCAATGTGCTGTTCGACATCTCCTTGCTCGGTTCTGCCCATTATTATCGAAGGGCTCGTACCGGCATTGCCAGAACTGTCGAGAATCTGCTGGAGACCCTTGACCGCCGTGAAGAGTGCTCACTGGCTTTCTGCGCCTACAACAGCATTGAGCAGTTTATCCAGACATCCGTCTATCTTTCCCAGTGTCCGAAGTTCAAAGATAAGCAATTGTGCCACTCGGGGAGCCCCACGTTGAACCAACTGATGCGCATTGCTGAAACGATCTATCCCGCTTCGGTATCGGTTGCCTCAGAAAAATTCCGCAGGCGGGTTGTTTCATTTTTTCTCAAACGGCTCACGCCACTGTATAATTCTCTCGATGCGGACGTGCTCAAGGGGACAAATATATTCCATGCCAGTTTTTATCCACTTCCTGAATACGTCCGCACTCCTTCCTTGCAGCGGTTCATAACCATCTACGACATGATTCCGGTACTGTTTCCCGAGTACTTTGAGCCCCATATTGTCAAGACCTTTTCGAATACGATCAAGAGCATTCGTCCTGATGACTGGGTCATAGCCATTTCCCAGTCGACGAAGAATGATTTCTGCAGCTGGACAGGTTTCGATCCAGCGCGTGTGTTCGTGACTCCGTTGGCGGCATCGGGAGAGTTTTTCAGGTGTAGTGATCCGGGGAGAAACAGCGCGGTGCGCCACAAATACGGGATTCCGGAGGGACACTACGCCCTCAGCCTCTGTACGTTGGAGCCGCGCAAGAATATCGATCAAACGATTCGCTGCTTCGTACGGACCGTCAGAGAACAGCGGATTCCCGATCTCAGCCTGGTGCTGGTAGGGACAAAGGGGTGGTATTTCGACAGGATCTTCGATGAGATTGCGAATTCCGCCGAGATCAGGGACCGGATCGTTGTAACTGGCTATGTGCCGGATGAAGACCTTGCCTCACTGTATAGCGAGGCCATGATGTTCGTCTATCCCTCGCTCTATGAGGGGTTCGGCCTCCCCCCCCTGGAAGCGATGCAGTGCGGTGTCCCGGTCATTACTTCAAACAGCTCGTCGCTGCCGGAAGTCGTCGGCAGTGCTGGAATCATGGTGTCTCCAACCGATAGTGACGCGCTGTGCCAGGCATTCCTGGACATCTACCGCAATGCTGAGCTCCGGGACGACCTCTCCCGAAGGTCTCTCGAGCAGGCGAAAAAGTTCAGCTGGGAGCAGTGTGCGATTGATACGGTGACCGCCTACAAGGCCGCACTGGGGTGA
- a CDS encoding glycosyltransferase family 2 protein: MGAISSKSKVGILIPTYNRKEYLNLALKSALGQLCNNIEIIVIDNGSVDGTVEYMATIADHRVNYVVNSENIGLIGSINKGVALFSESVDWCTILPDDDLLDCKFVGSMLEFVGKNLVKSVVHCNRLLIDGGGNITRGTMLSPTVESPIDYIYNRSVFKRETFLTGVFFSRKAFFEIGGYPQFATGMATDDAFIFALALNDKLFCCGDAVAYVRMHGGAESHKAHDGIKHIRALQDYKKYINEVAEQSGRFDSRALKLISNITERFVKIHDSGFWLGNVLSLLEAGRDCNDGELKGLYSLAGDNRYRFDMRVSFDLLCIKHFGYCPERNRLYRLLQNGWAKIRNRLKR; encoded by the coding sequence GTGGGTGCTATTTCTAGCAAATCAAAAGTTGGAATATTGATTCCAACTTACAATAGAAAAGAGTATTTGAATTTAGCATTGAAAAGTGCGCTTGGACAACTGTGCAATAATATAGAAATTATTGTTATAGATAACGGATCTGTTGATGGTACTGTAGAATATATGGCTACTATAGCTGATCACCGGGTCAATTATGTAGTCAATAGCGAAAATATCGGATTGATTGGGAGTATAAATAAGGGGGTTGCTCTTTTTTCTGAATCGGTGGACTGGTGTACAATCTTGCCCGACGATGATTTGCTGGATTGCAAATTTGTTGGTTCAATGCTTGAGTTTGTTGGGAAAAATTTAGTCAAAAGCGTTGTTCATTGTAATAGATTGCTGATAGATGGTGGAGGAAATATCACAAGAGGGACAATGCTGTCTCCGACAGTCGAGTCACCGATTGACTACATCTATAATAGATCGGTTTTCAAAAGAGAAACATTTTTGACGGGGGTGTTTTTCTCCAGAAAAGCCTTCTTCGAGATTGGAGGGTATCCACAGTTTGCCACTGGCATGGCTACTGATGATGCTTTCATTTTTGCCCTGGCCTTGAACGATAAGCTGTTCTGTTGTGGGGATGCTGTTGCCTATGTGAGAATGCATGGGGGGGCCGAGAGCCATAAAGCTCATGATGGAATTAAACATATCAGAGCATTGCAGGATTATAAAAAGTATATCAATGAGGTAGCAGAGCAGAGTGGTAGGTTCGATTCTCGTGCTCTTAAGCTGATATCGAATATCACGGAACGATTCGTAAAAATTCATGACAGTGGATTCTGGCTCGGAAATGTTCTTTCCCTTTTGGAGGCCGGTCGTGACTGCAATGACGGCGAACTGAAGGGGCTTTACTCGCTGGCAGGTGACAATAGGTATCGATTTGACATGCGCGTCTCCTTTGACCTGCTTTGTATAAAACATTTCGGGTACTGCCCGGAACGCAACCGGTTGTACCGGTTACTACAGAACGGTTGGGCAAAGATCCGTAACCGGCTTAAACGGTAA
- a CDS encoding oligosaccharide flippase family protein: protein MNTKITFRAFAEIAGLVIGALSMIYVSRTLGPEYIGFSSTSTAALLLVSRFADGGLTALASQRLARDDEDLNSLLASTLPQRLVMSALFIACVIALIVVLPIDARLRYFIRISVFMIFFEACTPGWAFPALGRINTMSVMRISQSIISAGLIFTLIRSAGDWRYLPYLTVINSALNSCMAICCIWYFRLCSISQMFSHKIRVVKIFDLYKESFHFFKAELSTYIYTSSDRLILYYFGTPYAVGLYEAAYKIINPFYSINSVVTPSMFRDLAQSFKYSTIYGVMTKYVFAMSVFTIPLGFFMLYFSQFTVNLMYGAKFAESAPLLMILGFVITFGFTNGTIVIPFTAWNMQREFGNSVFWGNLLNTILNFALIPFIGAFGAAIATLAAKIAITVVGYCYFSKVTDYPIIKEFLYFFVASIIPLIVVYALSLAVYNNFVLAAVYGFLYLAIIYFMYKYHFKYNQRKVMV from the coding sequence GCGTTGCTCCTCGTGTCCAGGTTTGCAGATGGAGGATTGACCGCGTTGGCTTCTCAGCGACTTGCTCGGGATGACGAAGATTTGAACTCATTGTTGGCTTCAACATTGCCGCAACGCCTTGTCATGTCTGCGCTTTTTATCGCTTGCGTCATTGCGCTGATAGTAGTGCTGCCGATTGATGCGCGGCTGCGATATTTTATTAGAATTTCGGTGTTCATGATTTTTTTTGAAGCATGTACGCCGGGATGGGCTTTCCCTGCACTAGGGAGAATCAATACCATGTCGGTGATGCGTATCAGCCAAAGTATCATTTCCGCAGGATTGATATTTACGTTGATACGTTCGGCAGGAGATTGGCGATACCTTCCATATCTCACCGTGATTAACTCTGCACTGAACTCATGTATGGCAATTTGTTGCATATGGTATTTCAGGCTGTGTTCGATAAGTCAGATGTTTAGTCATAAAATAAGAGTGGTTAAAATATTTGATTTGTATAAAGAAAGTTTTCATTTTTTTAAGGCAGAATTGTCGACGTATATTTATACATCATCAGATAGATTGATACTCTACTACTTCGGAACACCGTACGCTGTTGGACTCTATGAAGCAGCTTACAAGATAATAAATCCGTTTTACTCAATAAATAGTGTGGTTACACCTTCCATGTTCAGAGATTTAGCTCAAAGTTTCAAATATTCAACTATTTATGGTGTTATGACAAAATATGTATTTGCCATGTCGGTGTTCACTATCCCGTTGGGATTTTTTATGCTCTATTTTTCCCAATTTACCGTCAATCTGATGTACGGAGCAAAGTTCGCTGAAAGCGCACCTCTTCTCATGATTCTGGGATTTGTCATCACTTTTGGCTTCACTAATGGCACAATTGTGATTCCTTTTACTGCCTGGAACATGCAGAGGGAATTCGGCAACTCGGTCTTCTGGGGGAACCTTTTGAACACAATCCTTAATTTTGCCCTGATTCCCTTCATCGGTGCCTTCGGAGCTGCCATAGCAACTCTGGCGGCAAAGATTGCTATAACAGTAGTAGGTTATTGTTACTTTAGCAAGGTGACAGACTATCCAATAATTAAGGAGTTTTTGTATTTTTTTGTTGCCTCGATAATCCCATTAATAGTTGTCTATGCTCTCTCTTTGGCAGTTTATAATAATTTTGTACTAGCTGCTGTATATGGATTTTTGTATTTAGCCATTATTTATTTTATGTATAAATATCATTTTAAATATAATCAACGCAAAGTGATGGTGTAA